From the genome of Natrinema marinum:
GCGCTATTTTGTCCGTACGCGTGATCGACGCGACCTAGCAGAGCAATGAAATCGAACGAACGTCGGTCGGTCGAGAGCCCGACCGCTCGAGAACGACTCACCGAGTTCTACGCGGCGTTCAACCACGTCGTGACCGACCGCAGTGAACTCGACGAGATGGCGGCGCTGTTGACCGACGACGCGACCTGGACGGACGCGACGACCGGCGACCGAGCCGATCGGACCTACGTGGGGATCGACGCCGTCCTCGAGAACGTCGTCGCGACACCGGGCGAACGGTCCGATCACGTACAGGCGCTTCCGGAGCGATTCGTCGATGCGGGCGACACCGTAGTGGTAGAGGGAGCATACGTCGGCACGGCCGACGGTAGGAACTTCGATATCGCGTTCGCTCACGTGTTCGACCTGCGTGACGGCCGGATAGCCGGCTGTACGGCCTACAGGGATACCGCGATCGAAAATCAAGTATTCGATGCCTAACGCGGCGTACCCCCGGCCAATCCGGAGCGGGAACCCACGGCGCGCAGTATTCGATCTATAACAATGGAACCAGATCCACTCCAGTCGGTCATGAAACGCTCCAGGGACGACGCAAGCGTGGTCGTGCCGGGGATCGACGCGCCGAGTACCGTCGCCTGTCTCCGCTCCCTTCGACCGCGCGGCGTCCGTACCATCGTCGGCTCCGAGTCACGGTCGACGCCGGCGGCCGCCTCCTCGCATCGCGACGAGTTCGTTTCCCTCCCGGATCCGGAGATTGATCTCCCCGCGTACGGCGACGCGTTGCTCTCGCTGGCCGAACGCCCGGACGTCGAAACGATCATCCCCGTCCGGGAGGAGGACGTCTACGTCCTCGCGGACCGGAAAGACGACTTCGCCGACGAGGTCGCGACGCCGTGGCCCGATTTCGAGACTCTCCGACGCGTCCAGGACCGAGTCGAACTCTTCGACGCCGCCGCCGCCGCCGGCGTCGAGGCTCCCGAAACCGCCCGCCTCGACGAGTGGGACGACTGGGACCGCGAGACGATCGTGAAGCCGCGCTACACCGTCGCCGCCCCGGCCTATCTCGGGCCGACGTTCGACCGCGCCGAGATCGGTTCCACCGAGTACCAGCGGCCGGGTACGCGGCCGGATACGACGACGGAGGTCGAGACCCGTGGCCACGTGCCGCTCGTTCAGGAACGGATCCCCGACTCGAGGGAGTTCGGTTTCTTCGCCCTCTACGATCGCGGCGACCCGGTCGCGACCTTCCAGCACTGCCAGCGCCGGGGCTGGGAGTACTGCGGCGGCCCCAGCGCCTACCGGGAGTCGGTCTCCATCCCGGAACTCGAGGACGCCGGACGTGCCCTGCTCGGCGAACTCGAGTGGCACGGGCTTGCGATGGTCGAGTTCCTGCGCGACCCTGCCGACGGCGAGTTCAAGCTGATGGAGATCAACCCGCGCTTTTGGTCGTCGCTGCCGTTCTCGGTCCGCGCGGGCGCGGATTTCCCCTACTACTACTGGCAGTTAGCGACCGGCGAGGCACTCCCGTCGGATCCGACCTACGAGGTAGGGATGGGCGGTCACCTGTTGCGGGGCGAACTCAGCTACCTCCACAGCGTCGCGACCAAGGAGTATCCGCTCGTCGAGCGGCCGTCGCTGGACGAGGCCGCGCGCGATGTCGCCGCGTCGCTCGTCCGCCATCCGCGGTTCGATTACGCGGTCCCCGACGATCCGGTGCCGTTCTTCCAGGACGGCGTCAACCTCGTGCGGGCGTGGCTCCGGAGTACGGCGACGGATCGGTCGGTCACCACGAGCGGGACCGTCGGCACCGAGTTCGATACCGCGGCCGAGGCCGACGCCGAACGCGAACGCGCGCCCGAAGACGGCGCGAAATCGAGCGACGCGGATCTGGCCGCGGACGGCGACCCGACGCGATCGGCCCAGACCGACGGCGGGGACCGATCCGACTCGCGGTAGCCGTAGCGTCGGCCGGCGTCGGCTCCCGGCAACGCGGCCGGTAACCGCCAACGCTTAACGGGAACCGCTTCCAGATACGGATATGCTTCCGACTCGAGGTGGCAGCCGTGGTCAGTAGCGAGGGTATCGGCCGACTCGTGATCGTCGTCGCCGGCGGGCTCGCGTTCGCGGCCGTCGGCGTCGTCCTGTTCGTCCTCTTCCCGACGACGCTGGCGGACCTACTGGGCGTGCTCTTCGCGCTGGCGGTCGCCCTCGTCGGCGTGCGATTCGCGGGCAACGCCGCCGGCTCGCTGTTTCCGGGCTACGACGTCGCAGAGGTCGCCGTCGAGGGACCGATCACCCGCGACGGCGGCGGCGGTCGATTCCCGTCGGGTCCGGGGTCGACGCCGGCCGACGACATCGTCGCCCAGATCGAGCGCGCGAACGACGACGGGAACGTCCGGGCGCTCCTCTTGAAACTCAACACGCCCGGCGGCGAGGTCGTGCCAAGCGACGACATCCGGCTGGCGGCCCAGCGGTTCGACGGACCGACGGTCGCGTACACGACCGACGTCTGTGCCAGTGGCGGCTACTGGATCGCGAGCGGCTGCGACGAACTCTGGGCCCGCGAGGGCTCCATCGTCGGCTCGATCGGCGTCATCGGCTCGCGGATCAACGCCAGCGGCCTCGCCGAGAAAGTGGGGCTCTCCTACGAGCGATTCGCGGCCGGCGAGTACAAAGACGCCGGCAACTCGCTCAAGGAACTAGACGAAGACGAGCGCGCGTACCTGCAGGGGCTGATCGACGACTACTACGACACCTTCGTCGAGCGCGTCAGCGACGGCCGCGACTTAGAGCCGGAGTTCGTCCGAGATACCGAGGCGCGGATCTACCTCGGCGAGGAGGCCTACGACATGGAACTCGTCGACCACCTCGGCACCCGTCGAGAGATCGAGGACGAACTCGCCGATCGCCTCGACACCGACGCGGTGACCGTCGAGGAGTTCGAGCCCGAACGGCCGCTGATGGCTCGCGTCGGCGCGGGTGCCCAGCAGGTGGCGTACGCGTTCGGGGCCGGCATCGCCGGCCTCGGCGACGGGCGCGGCTTCCGGCTGCGGAGTTGAATCGCCGATCGGCCGCGTTCGCCGGCGGCCACGCGACCGCCGAGCGCGCCAGACTGTCTCGAACGAGTAAGTGGTTTTATCGTCGCACGGAACCCAACGCCTATCCGTGACAACGCTGGTCGTCTGCCTCGACCGGACCGACGACGTGGGCCGCAAGACCGGTCTGCGCTCGCCGGTCGTCGGCTGGGAGGCAGTCCGCGCGCTCGTGACCGACGTCGGCCTCGCGGATCCGGAGGACTCGGGCGTAAACACCTTGCTCGAGTCGCTGCGCGTCGCACAGAACTTACGCGACGAGAACGAGGAGGTCGTCGTCGCGGTCGTCTCGGGTGACCGGGAGTCGATGGTGTCGGCCGACCGCGCGGTCGCCGAACAGCTCGACGACCTCATCGCCGACTACGACCCGGAGTCGGCCGTCGTGGTGACCGACAGCGCGGAGGACGAGCGGCTGATTCCGATCGTCGAGAGCCGGGTCCGTGTCGACTCCGTGGACCGAGTCGTCGTCCGACAGGCCCGCGACATCGAGTCCACCTACTACCTGCTCAAACAGTTCCTGGCCGACGAGGAACTTCGCCAGACCGTCCTCGTGCCGATCGGGCTGACGCTGCTGGTTTTCCCGATGCTGGCGACCACCGTCGGCCCGGCGAAGGGCGCTGCCGCGATCACCACCGTCATCGGCCTCTTCTTGCTCTACAAGGGGTTCAACGTCGACGAACTCCTGACGCGCCTGGCCCACCAGACACGAGAATCGCTGTACTCCGGGCAGGTGTCTGTCGTGACGTACGTGGTCGCGGCCGGACTGACGTTCATCGGGCTGTTCGTCGGCGCGCTCGGCGTCTCGAACCTCGGCGACACGCCAGGGGTCGTCATCCCGGCGACGCAGTTCGCCTTCGACAGCGTCCCCTGGCTCGCGATGGCCGCGCTGACCGCCAGCGCCGGCCGATTGCTCGACGAAGTGATCAGCGAGGAGCCGATTCGCACCTCCTTTCTCAACCTGCCGTTTATCGTCCTGGCCGTCGGGCTGGTGATCCGCGGCTTCTCCGCGTACTTCCTCGAGCAACAGGACGTGATCGAGCCGTTCGTCGTCCCGGCGGCCGAACTCGGCGTCGTCTCGAACGAGCGGTTCGTGATGGGCGCCGGCCAGCGGCTCGCGGTGTTCGTCGTCACCGCCATCGTCGTGAGCCTCGTCGGCGCGCGGATCGCGTCGATCTTCAGCGACTCGAGCGAGGACGCAGAGCGTGGTGACGGCGGCTCGGACGCCGATCACGCGGACGGTGGGGGCGGCTCCGACGCCGCCCTTGAGTCCGCGGGGCCGGCCGACGCGACCGCCGAGCCCGAGCGCGGACTGGATCGGACCGACCCGGAACTCACCGATGGCGGGGCCGACGCGAACGCGAATCCGAACTCCTCGCGGGACCGGACCCGCTGAGCCGACCGGACTCGGTATCCCTTTACCCGCGCCGGTCTACCTCCGACCATGAGTGACGCAGACGGCGCGTGGGTCAGCCTCTTCTCCGGTGGCAAGGACTCCTCGTGGGCGCTGTATCAGGCCCTCGAGCGCGGCCTGCCGGTCGAACGGCTCGTTACGGTCCACCCTGCGGGCGACTCGTACATGTACCACGTCCCGGCGACGGAACTGGCCGCGCTGGCGGCCGAAAGCATCGGGATCGACCTCGTCGACGTCGAACCGGACGACTTCGAGGCCGGCGCGGCGACCGACTCGAGCGCACAGGGCGACGACGAACTCGAGCCGCTCGAGGCCGCGCTCGAGGCCCTCGAGCGCGACCTGCCGGGCGGTATCGCGGGTGTGACGGCGGGCGCCGTCGAGAGCGAGTACCAGACGAGCCGGATTCGGGGGATGTGCGACCGTCTTGGTTGTGACCTCTTCGCCCCGCTGTGGCAGGAGGATCCGCGGGAACTGGCCGACGCGATGCTCGAGGCCGGCTTCGAGATCGAAATCATCCAGGTCGCGGCCCACGGGTTAGACGAGTCGTGGCTGGGCCGGACGCTCGATCGCGAGGCGATCGCCGATCTCGAGGCGCTCAACGAGGAGTACGGCGTCCACATCCTCGGCGAAGGCGGCGAGTTCGAGACGTTCGTGGTGGACGGCCCGCACATGGATCAGCGGATCGACCTCGAGTACGAGACCGAGTGGGAGGGGACGCGCGGCCGGTTGCGGATCACGGACGCGACTGCAGTACGGTCGCACCGCGAGTGAGCGGAGCGAACGAGCGGCTGTTTTTGGTCCAGATTATTGCGCGAGGGGTGAGGGGAGCGAACCCGAGCGAAAAAGGTGGTTCCGAGACGTTCGTGGTGGACGGCCCGCACATGGACCGGCGGGTCGATCTCGAGTACGAGACCGAGTGGGAGGGGACGCGCGGCCGGTTGCGGATCACGGACGCGCTTAGACTGATCGTTCGACCGGCGGTGTTTCGGCTCGCCAGCGTTGGCTGCGGGTCATTCACCACGCCTCGAGGGTCGCCTCGCGCTCCTCGGGGTCGGTGTACGTCCACCACGCGATTCGATCGAGTTCGAGTGGGGTGTAGCCGGCGACGAACGCCAGCCACTCACAGGAGGCGATCGTCAGCCGGTCGGTCGCGGTATCGATCGGCGACGACTCGAGGTCGGCGGCGACGGCCTCGAGAAGCCGCTCGATCGTCGGGTCCGGCGTGACGGTCTCGACGCCGGCCAGCTGGCGCAGATACTGGAACGTCGACGGGCCGACGCCCGAAATCGTCCCGATCGGGTTCTCGTCGTACCGGTAGTGGTCCGCCGTCGCGGCCCAGTCGACGAGCGCAGTCAGGTCGTCGTCGGCCGATCGGTCCGCGAGCACGCGGGCGATCTCGAGGAGGACCTGTCGCTTGCGCTGCGCGCCGAGCGCTTCGACGAGGTCGTCGTCCTCGAGATCGACCTCGGCGAGGGCCGCGAACGAATCGACCCGATCGGTCTCGAGGAAGGCGTCGCGAAACCGTTCGACGGCCGGTTTGATGCCGTCGACGAACCGCTGGCCGGTCGACGCGGCGGCGGCCTCGGCGATCAGTAACAGGGGGTCGTCACCGGTCCAGCGCCGGAACTCGCGAAAGTCCGTCGCGAGGTCCTCGTAGGGAACGCCGTCGGCGTAGGGCTCGAGTACCGCTCGAACGGCCGGATCGGGGTGCATGTGCGTCGTCCCCACGCATCACACGGAAGACCCATAGCTGTGTCGCCTCGCTCGAGACGACTACCGAGGGCTACTCCGCGCCGTTCGTGATCGTCGTATGGGCACCGATGAGCGCCCCCGCGAGGTCGAGGTTCTCGATGTGGGTGCCCTGATCGATGATCGAGCGGCGGATGTCGCCGTTGCGGACCGTCGCGTCCGGGAAGATGACCGTGTGCTCGAGGTCGGTCCCCTCGAGGGTGGCGTCGGCCATGACGTGGACGTTCTCGCCGACCGTGGCGTCTTCTAGCGTCGCGGAGTCGGCGACCAGCGACTCGCCGTCCAAGTGCCAGGCGACGGCGTCGAGGTAGCTCTCCGGGGTGCCGATGTCGAACCACGCGCCCTCGAAGGTGTAGGCGTAGGTGTCCTCGCGGTTCTGGAGCCACTGGACGAACCAGCCCGGCTCGTCGGGGTTGTTGCCGTCCTCGAGATAGGTCGGGAGCAGATCCAGCGACTCCTGCGGGAACGCGTAGCAGGCGATCGAGACGAGCGTGCTCTTGGGATCGTCGGGTTTCTCCTGAAAGTCGACGACGCGGTCGCCCTCGAGGTCGACCAGCCCGTAGGATTTGGCCTTCTCGCGGGAGCCGACGTCGTAGGCGGCGAGCGTGGGCGCGCCGTGGGCATCGAAGTAGTCGAGAAAGTCGGAGACGGCGAAACTGATCAGGTTGTCGCCGGCGATGACCAGCAGGTCGTCGTCGACGCTCTCCCGGTCGATCAACTGGGCGAGCGCGCCGACGACGCCGAACTTGTCGTCTTCCTCGGTCGTCTCCTCGACCGAGAGCTGGGGCTTGTCGAACTCGCTGTCGGCGAGGTGGGCCTCGAAGTCGGGAGCGAACCGCTCGTTCGTGCTGACGTAGACCGTGTCGATCCGATCGTCGGACTCGAGTTCCGCGAAGATACGATCGATGACGGTCGACTCGCCGATCGGGAGGAACATCTTGGGCCGATGTTTGGTGATCGGCCACATACGCGTCGCGTACCCGCCTGCAAGGACGACGGCCTTCATGGGCCGCTGTTCGCCAGCAGGGTGTAAGTCACTTACCCTTTCAACAGCCCGACGGGAAGCCGACGCACGGAATTCGTGTCCGGTCGGGGCGAACAGAGCAAACGCTAAAAGCGCGAGCGCCGTCAGCCGAGGTATGCGCGAGGCCGACGAAACGACGCGGCAGCGACTCGCCGACGCCCT
Proteins encoded in this window:
- a CDS encoding carboxylate--amine ligase, translated to MKRSRDDASVVVPGIDAPSTVACLRSLRPRGVRTIVGSESRSTPAAASSHRDEFVSLPDPEIDLPAYGDALLSLAERPDVETIIPVREEDVYVLADRKDDFADEVATPWPDFETLRRVQDRVELFDAAAAAGVEAPETARLDEWDDWDRETIVKPRYTVAAPAYLGPTFDRAEIGSTEYQRPGTRPDTTTEVETRGHVPLVQERIPDSREFGFFALYDRGDPVATFQHCQRRGWEYCGGPSAYRESVSIPELEDAGRALLGELEWHGLAMVEFLRDPADGEFKLMEINPRFWSSLPFSVRAGADFPYYYWQLATGEALPSDPTYEVGMGGHLLRGELSYLHSVATKEYPLVERPSLDEAARDVAASLVRHPRFDYAVPDDPVPFFQDGVNLVRAWLRSTATDRSVTTSGTVGTEFDTAAEADAERERAPEDGAKSSDADLAADGDPTRSAQTDGGDRSDSR
- a CDS encoding sugar phosphate nucleotidyltransferase; amino-acid sequence: MKAVVLAGGYATRMWPITKHRPKMFLPIGESTVIDRIFAELESDDRIDTVYVSTNERFAPDFEAHLADSEFDKPQLSVEETTEEDDKFGVVGALAQLIDRESVDDDLLVIAGDNLISFAVSDFLDYFDAHGAPTLAAYDVGSREKAKSYGLVDLEGDRVVDFQEKPDDPKSTLVSIACYAFPQESLDLLPTYLEDGNNPDEPGWFVQWLQNREDTYAYTFEGAWFDIGTPESYLDAVAWHLDGESLVADSATLEDATVGENVHVMADATLEGTDLEHTVIFPDATVRNGDIRRSIIDQGTHIENLDLAGALIGAHTTITNGAE
- a CDS encoding DUF373 family protein encodes the protein MTTLVVCLDRTDDVGRKTGLRSPVVGWEAVRALVTDVGLADPEDSGVNTLLESLRVAQNLRDENEEVVVAVVSGDRESMVSADRAVAEQLDDLIADYDPESAVVVTDSAEDERLIPIVESRVRVDSVDRVVVRQARDIESTYYLLKQFLADEELRQTVLVPIGLTLLVFPMLATTVGPAKGAAAITTVIGLFLLYKGFNVDELLTRLAHQTRESLYSGQVSVVTYVVAAGLTFIGLFVGALGVSNLGDTPGVVIPATQFAFDSVPWLAMAALTASAGRLLDEVISEEPIRTSFLNLPFIVLAVGLVIRGFSAYFLEQQDVIEPFVVPAAELGVVSNERFVMGAGQRLAVFVVTAIVVSLVGARIASIFSDSSEDAERGDGGSDADHADGGGGSDAALESAGPADATAEPERGLDRTDPELTDGGADANANPNSSRDRTR
- a CDS encoding nuclear transport factor 2 family protein: MKSNERRSVESPTARERLTEFYAAFNHVVTDRSELDEMAALLTDDATWTDATTGDRADRTYVGIDAVLENVVATPGERSDHVQALPERFVDAGDTVVVEGAYVGTADGRNFDIAFAHVFDLRDGRIAGCTAYRDTAIENQVFDA
- a CDS encoding diphthine--ammonia ligase; the protein is MSDADGAWVSLFSGGKDSSWALYQALERGLPVERLVTVHPAGDSYMYHVPATELAALAAESIGIDLVDVEPDDFEAGAATDSSAQGDDELEPLEAALEALERDLPGGIAGVTAGAVESEYQTSRIRGMCDRLGCDLFAPLWQEDPRELADAMLEAGFEIEIIQVAAHGLDESWLGRTLDREAIADLEALNEEYGVHILGEGGEFETFVVDGPHMDQRIDLEYETEWEGTRGRLRITDATAVRSHRE
- the sppA gene encoding signal peptide peptidase SppA, with the translated sequence MVSSEGIGRLVIVVAGGLAFAAVGVVLFVLFPTTLADLLGVLFALAVALVGVRFAGNAAGSLFPGYDVAEVAVEGPITRDGGGGRFPSGPGSTPADDIVAQIERANDDGNVRALLLKLNTPGGEVVPSDDIRLAAQRFDGPTVAYTTDVCASGGYWIASGCDELWAREGSIVGSIGVIGSRINASGLAEKVGLSYERFAAGEYKDAGNSLKELDEDERAYLQGLIDDYYDTFVERVSDGRDLEPEFVRDTEARIYLGEEAYDMELVDHLGTRREIEDELADRLDTDAVTVEEFEPERPLMARVGAGAQQVAYAFGAGIAGLGDGRGFRLRS